In the Helianthus annuus cultivar XRQ/B chromosome 11, HanXRQr2.0-SUNRISE, whole genome shotgun sequence genome, one interval contains:
- the LOC110889431 gene encoding protein PLASTID MOVEMENT IMPAIRED 2 produces the protein MESSKPYRASKRVADSTKAQAETELSNARKAVRDLALKIEQTNSRAKVMKEKQPKNQKRYEQEHEDYRYAQVVKEVEQITREMNKLKLDMTNVLTEKRHAGNIFKALSSKRSTLLSAVERIKKEIEGIDEEHVLVELARIEAVKEQQVIEAQRKEEANRYQKELEEVRKKAKEVDQQNELELEQELQVTLYNVNLLENELARVKAPKGSRPGLLQTLTNELETAKTELANIKTEGFNFMASMDVIRNELKRVREEKSPLQKQDEKRELTVETLNSKILKEKAKLESIKMTTEKANSVASNLSVTVEQLRAETETTKKETELIVNEIEKLKLEIPKTESEIELSEKRLESVMDELKTAKSLESTALENLKNLIDSIVRDRELTSISKSTITITSFEYEYLTGKAGGAEEIADKKVAAAHAWMEALKANEKEIVMKIKTAKKEIRVVSMEVEDDGGDVYGTEPGGRRRTVDASPRRSMYKIGSMTPGRRARSVKLLSPATRQAIKSASFTKKKERESRNLGKLLDENDEMG, from the exons ATGGAATCATCAAAG CCATATAGAGCAAGCAAAAGGGTTGCCGATTCAACAAAAGCGCAAGCAGAAACCGAGCTTTCGAACGCACGAAAAGCAGTCCGAGATCTCGCTCTAAAGATCGAACAAACAAACTCAAGAGCCAAGGTAATGAAAGAGAAGCAACCGAAAAACCAAAAACGGTATGAACAAGAACACGAAGATTATCGGTATGCACAAGTAGTGAAAGAAGTCGAACAAATCACACGCGAAATGAACAAACTAAAGCTCGATATGACAAACGTTCTGACGGAAAAAAGACACGCGGGTAACATATTCAAAGCCTTGAGTTCTAAAAGATCCACACTCTTAAGCGCGGTGGAAAGAATCAAAAAAGAGATTGAAGGAATCGACGAAGAGCATGTTCTTGTCGAATTAGCACGAATCGAAGCGGTTAAAGAACAACAAGTCATTGAAGCTCAGCGGAAAGAAGAAGCGAATCGCTACCAAAAAGAGTTGGAAGAAGTTAGAAAGAAAGCCAAAGAGGTTGACCAACAGAACGAACTCGAACTCGAACAAGAGCTTCAAGTAACGCTTTATAACGTTAACTTGTTAGAGAACGAACTCGCTCGCGTTAAAGCACCAAAAGGGAGCCGTCCCGGTTTGTTACAAACGCTCACAAACGAACTAGAAACCGCAAAAACCGAACTTGCCAATATTAAAACGGAAGGTTTTAACTTTATGGCATCCATGGATGTAATCAGAAACGAGCTTAAACGCGTTCGAGAAGAAAAATCGCCTTTACAGAAACAAGACGAGAAACGCGAGTTAACGGTTGAAACTCTAAATTCAAAGATATTAAAAGAAAAGGCGAAACTGGAATCGATTAAAATGACCACGGAGAAAGCTAACTCGGTTGCATCAAATCTATCGGTCACAGTCGAACAACTAAGAGCGGAAACCGAGACAACAAAGAAAGAAACCGAGCTAATCGTTAACGAAATCGAAAAGCTCAAGTTGGAAATTCCTAAAACCGAGTCCGAAATAGAATTATCGGAGAAAAGATTAGAAAGCGTAATGGACGAGCTGAAAACCGCCAAGTCGTTAGAATCTACCGCGCTAGAGAATTTAAAGAACCTGATCGACTCTATAGTTCGAGATCGGGAGTTGACTTCTATAAGTAAGTCAACGATAACGATCACTAGTTTTGAATACGAGTATTTAACAGGAAAGGCGGGTGGTGCGGAAGAGATCGCGGATAAAAAAGTTGCTGCGGCTCACGCGTGGATGGAGGCGTTAAAAGCGAACGAAAAGGAGATAGTGATGAAGATCAAAACGGCGAAAAAAGAAATTAGAGTGGTGAGTATGGAGGTTGAGGATGATGGCGGGGACGTGTATGGAACGGAGCCAGGTGGGCGAAGGAGGACCGTCGATGCATCGCCTCGAAGATCAATGTACAAGATTGGAAGTATGACGCCTGGGAGGCGAGCAAGGTCGGTAAAGTTATTATCTCCGGCAACCCGTCAAGCGATCAAATCGGCTTCTTTCACGAAGAAAAAGGAAAGGGAGTCGCGGAATTTAGGGAAGTTGTTGGACGAAAACGATGAAATGG GTTAG